A window of the Parabacteroides merdae ATCC 43184 genome harbors these coding sequences:
- a CDS encoding RNA polymerase sigma-70 factor, whose product MKGGSEIYSFNQLFTDYKGRFVHFANTYVGDSMVAEDIAIESLMYYWENRGKLAPDSNVPAYILTVIKHKCLNYLQRLRTREEIVEYLKDCDTWELNLRIATLEACNPEKLFTDELQSLVDKALETLPEQTREIFVRSRYNNQSHKEIAVALGISTKTVEFHITKALKVLRVALKDYFPLLAFLPKFFC is encoded by the coding sequence ATGAAAGGCGGATCCGAGATATATTCTTTTAATCAGTTGTTTACTGACTATAAAGGTCGTTTTGTTCATTTTGCCAACACCTATGTAGGCGACAGTATGGTTGCGGAAGATATTGCGATCGAAAGCCTGATGTATTATTGGGAAAATAGGGGAAAACTTGCACCTGACTCGAATGTTCCGGCCTATATTCTAACCGTCATCAAGCACAAATGCCTGAATTATTTGCAACGTTTGCGTACTCGAGAAGAGATAGTCGAGTATTTGAAGGATTGTGACACTTGGGAACTGAACCTGCGCATCGCTACCCTCGAAGCTTGTAATCCTGAAAAGCTGTTTACTGACGAGTTGCAGTCGCTTGTCGACAAGGCGTTGGAAACATTACCCGAACAGACACGCGAAATCTTTGTTCGCAGCCGCTACAACAACCAAAGCCATAAGGAGATTGCGGTAGCCTTGGGTATCTCGACGAAAACGGTGGAGTTCCATATTACCAAGGCTTTAAAAGTCTTGCGTGTAGCTTTAAAAGATTATTTCCCTTTACTGGCTTTCCTGCCAAAATTCTTTTGCTGA
- a CDS encoding FecR family protein: protein MEKETLYKFFDGKASREEKEAVRIWLESSPENEQELFKEREFFDAMILSGSTKVAGMEKKSRPFYRTVLLEAIKIAAVFAITVASGTYFYKSEICKIGEAMNTITVPAGQRANLTLADGTNVWLNARSEMRYPAVFTGNKREITLDGEAYFEVTHNEDKPFVVQTNKCNVEVLGTKFNVEAYSDSEDFCTSLMEGSVRVSDKRNPSETLVLAPNQQVSLINGHLQSKSIADFDPFRWKEGLICFKDMNFKELMSRFEKCYGIHVIIENPKLTDYICSGKFRISDGIDKALHILQKDAKYTFERNKDESVIYIK from the coding sequence ATGGAAAAAGAAACATTATATAAATTCTTTGATGGAAAAGCTTCCCGTGAAGAGAAAGAAGCTGTCCGTATCTGGCTGGAATCTTCTCCCGAAAACGAGCAAGAGCTTTTCAAGGAACGTGAGTTTTTCGATGCGATGATCCTGTCGGGCAGTACGAAGGTGGCCGGGATGGAAAAGAAATCCCGTCCTTTCTATCGAACTGTCTTGCTCGAAGCCATAAAGATCGCGGCCGTGTTTGCCATTACTGTCGCTAGCGGAACGTATTTCTATAAGTCGGAAATCTGTAAGATAGGCGAGGCAATGAATACGATCACAGTTCCTGCCGGCCAGCGTGCCAACCTGACTTTGGCGGATGGTACGAACGTTTGGCTGAATGCCCGTTCCGAAATGCGCTACCCGGCTGTCTTTACGGGCAATAAGCGAGAGATAACCTTGGATGGAGAGGCTTATTTCGAAGTAACTCACAATGAAGACAAACCTTTTGTTGTCCAGACGAACAAATGTAATGTCGAGGTGCTGGGAACGAAATTTAACGTGGAGGCATACAGTGACTCCGAGGATTTCTGTACGTCACTGATGGAAGGTTCGGTACGGGTATCGGATAAGAGGAATCCGTCGGAAACCTTGGTTTTGGCGCCTAATCAACAGGTTTCTTTGATCAATGGCCATTTACAGTCGAAATCGATTGCGGACTTTGATCCTTTCCGCTGGAAAGAGGGATTGATTTGTTTTAAAGATATGAATTTTAAGGAGTTGATGTCCCGTTTCGAAAAGTGCTACGGCATACATGTTATTATAGAAAACCCCAAATTAACCGATTATATCTGTAGTGGTAAATTCCGGATATCGGACGGTATAGACAAGGCATTGCATATCCTACAAAAAGATGCTAAGTATACGTTTGAACGGAACAAAGATGAATCGGTTATTTATATAAAGTAA